In Eupeodes corollae chromosome 3, idEupCoro1.1, whole genome shotgun sequence, a single genomic region encodes these proteins:
- the LOC129949460 gene encoding putative inorganic phosphate cotransporter isoform X2 yields MGEQPAWGVKISNCFIIPQRVILSIMGFLAILNAYTMRISLSVAITQLVVAKNHTGSNHNEGVCLPDPLEPGEEVVPHGGEYNWSESHQGLILSSFYWGYIITHIPGGILAEKFGGKWTLCLGILSTSVFTLLTPLAIRLGGSYALIVVRVLMGLGEGTTFPALSVLISSWVPLKERSKLGALVLGGGQVGTILGNSISGLLLDAYEWDYTFYFFGLMGVIWFLIFTVLCYSDPGSHPFIKQSEKEYLIREMGSIDRKTDLPPTPWRKILTNAPMIALIFAQIGHDWGFYIMVTDLPKYMADVMQFSIKQNGIYSSLPYLMMWIVSLLSGVFSDWLITKDIIRITKSRKMFTSIAAIGPAIFIVAASYAGCNRLAVVVCFTIAMGLMGTFYAGMKLNPLDLSPNYSGTLMAITNGIGSITGIITPYLVGVMTPNATLLEWRLVFWVAFAVLVSTSIVYMIWASGEIQDFNDYRPEKEIEAEQGGRKKSTK; encoded by the exons GTTTCATAATACCCCAGCGGGTAATTTTATCTATTATGGGCTTCTTAGCAATTCTAAATGCATACACGATGCGAATTTCTCTCTCAGTAGCCATCACCCAATTGGTTGTTGCCAAAAATCACACAGGTTCCAATCATAATGAGGGTGTTTGTCTGCCTGATCCACTTGAACCAGGCGAAGAAGTC GTTCCTCATGGTGGTGAATATAATTGGTCAGAATCACATCAGGGATTAATTTTGTCCTCATTCTACTGGGGTTATATAATAACTCATATTCCCGGTGGAATATTGGCTGAAAAATTCGGTGGAAAATGGACTCTATGTTTGGGAATTCTATCGACATCTGTTTTCACTTTACTCACTCCATTGGCTATACGTCTGGGAGGATCATATGCTTTAATTGTTGTTCGTGTTTTGATGGGTTTGGGTGAAGGAACTACATTCCCGGCCTTGAGTGTACTCATTTCATCATGGGTGCCACTAAAAGAGAGGAGCAAATTGGGAGCTTTAGTGTTGGGTGGTGGACAAGTTGGTACCATTTTGGGTAATTCGATATCTGGATTGTTGTTGGACGCATATGAATGGGATTATACATTCTACTTCTTTGGTTTAATGGGAGTTATTtggttcttaattttt ACTGTTCTTTGCTACAGTGACCCTGGATCTCATCCTTTCATCAAGCAATCCGAAAAGGAATATCTCATCCGAGAAATGGGTTCAATTGATCGTAAAACTGACCTACCACCTACACCATGGAGGAAAATACTTACCAATGCTCCAATGATTGCATTGATCTTCGCACAAATTGGTCACGATTGGGGCTTCTACATTATGGTCACCGATTTGCCCAAGTACATGGCTGATGTCATGCAGttttctattaaacaaaacgGAATCTACTCATCACTGCCATATCTGATGATGTGGATTGTATCGCTTCTTTCTGGAGTATTTTCGGATTGGTTGATAACAAAGGACATCATTCGCATCACAAAATCGAGGAAGATGTTTACCTCAATTG CTGCAATTGGGCCAGCAATATTTATTGTGGCTGCCTCGTACGCTGGTTGTAATAGACTCGCAGTTGTGGTGTGCTTTACAATTGCCATGGGTCTCATGGGTACCTTTTATGCTGGCATGAAGTTGAACCCTCTCGACTTGAGTCCCAATTACTCAGGAACTTTGATGGCCATTACGAATGGAATTGGTTCTATAACTGGAATTATAACACCATATCTTGTAGGAGTAATGACACCCAAT GCAACACTTCTTGAATGGCGTCTAGTATTCTGGGTGGCATTTGCTGTATTAGTATCAACTTCGATTGTCTATATGATATGGGCTTCAGGTGAAATTCAAGACTTCAATGATTATCGACCAGAAAAAGAAATCGAAGCCGAACAAGGTGGTCGAAAAAAGAGCaccaaataa
- the LOC129949460 gene encoding putative inorganic phosphate cotransporter isoform X1, producing the protein MAKDFSPGEDRNLIHQAETLPSGRDLTTTVHHFKVDGSQGAHSRPVKYERLSRCFIIPQRVILSIMGFLAILNAYTMRISLSVAITQLVVAKNHTGSNHNEGVCLPDPLEPGEEVVPHGGEYNWSESHQGLILSSFYWGYIITHIPGGILAEKFGGKWTLCLGILSTSVFTLLTPLAIRLGGSYALIVVRVLMGLGEGTTFPALSVLISSWVPLKERSKLGALVLGGGQVGTILGNSISGLLLDAYEWDYTFYFFGLMGVIWFLIFTVLCYSDPGSHPFIKQSEKEYLIREMGSIDRKTDLPPTPWRKILTNAPMIALIFAQIGHDWGFYIMVTDLPKYMADVMQFSIKQNGIYSSLPYLMMWIVSLLSGVFSDWLITKDIIRITKSRKMFTSIAAIGPAIFIVAASYAGCNRLAVVVCFTIAMGLMGTFYAGMKLNPLDLSPNYSGTLMAITNGIGSITGIITPYLVGVMTPNATLLEWRLVFWVAFAVLVSTSIVYMIWASGEIQDFNDYRPEKEIEAEQGGRKKSTK; encoded by the exons GTTTCATAATACCCCAGCGGGTAATTTTATCTATTATGGGCTTCTTAGCAATTCTAAATGCATACACGATGCGAATTTCTCTCTCAGTAGCCATCACCCAATTGGTTGTTGCCAAAAATCACACAGGTTCCAATCATAATGAGGGTGTTTGTCTGCCTGATCCACTTGAACCAGGCGAAGAAGTC GTTCCTCATGGTGGTGAATATAATTGGTCAGAATCACATCAGGGATTAATTTTGTCCTCATTCTACTGGGGTTATATAATAACTCATATTCCCGGTGGAATATTGGCTGAAAAATTCGGTGGAAAATGGACTCTATGTTTGGGAATTCTATCGACATCTGTTTTCACTTTACTCACTCCATTGGCTATACGTCTGGGAGGATCATATGCTTTAATTGTTGTTCGTGTTTTGATGGGTTTGGGTGAAGGAACTACATTCCCGGCCTTGAGTGTACTCATTTCATCATGGGTGCCACTAAAAGAGAGGAGCAAATTGGGAGCTTTAGTGTTGGGTGGTGGACAAGTTGGTACCATTTTGGGTAATTCGATATCTGGATTGTTGTTGGACGCATATGAATGGGATTATACATTCTACTTCTTTGGTTTAATGGGAGTTATTtggttcttaattttt ACTGTTCTTTGCTACAGTGACCCTGGATCTCATCCTTTCATCAAGCAATCCGAAAAGGAATATCTCATCCGAGAAATGGGTTCAATTGATCGTAAAACTGACCTACCACCTACACCATGGAGGAAAATACTTACCAATGCTCCAATGATTGCATTGATCTTCGCACAAATTGGTCACGATTGGGGCTTCTACATTATGGTCACCGATTTGCCCAAGTACATGGCTGATGTCATGCAGttttctattaaacaaaacgGAATCTACTCATCACTGCCATATCTGATGATGTGGATTGTATCGCTTCTTTCTGGAGTATTTTCGGATTGGTTGATAACAAAGGACATCATTCGCATCACAAAATCGAGGAAGATGTTTACCTCAATTG CTGCAATTGGGCCAGCAATATTTATTGTGGCTGCCTCGTACGCTGGTTGTAATAGACTCGCAGTTGTGGTGTGCTTTACAATTGCCATGGGTCTCATGGGTACCTTTTATGCTGGCATGAAGTTGAACCCTCTCGACTTGAGTCCCAATTACTCAGGAACTTTGATGGCCATTACGAATGGAATTGGTTCTATAACTGGAATTATAACACCATATCTTGTAGGAGTAATGACACCCAAT GCAACACTTCTTGAATGGCGTCTAGTATTCTGGGTGGCATTTGCTGTATTAGTATCAACTTCGATTGTCTATATGATATGGGCTTCAGGTGAAATTCAAGACTTCAATGATTATCGACCAGAAAAAGAAATCGAAGCCGAACAAGGTGGTCGAAAAAAGAGCaccaaataa